The sequence tttaacaaaaacaaaacaaaaaaatcagtctGCTTTGAAACGAGGGAAAAGTCATtgattaaagtcattaaaatttaatgaaaGAATAGAGACGATGATGAATATCTTCACTTTCCAAGAaaaagggtgggggggggggggggggggaatcagcAACGTCTCTCTGCGTCAGGATGCGCTGAATTTATCTCCCGTGAAGACTCAAaagcttgtttttctttaaataagctaaaaaaaattagTTATTTTGAATCAAGGGGAATGTCTTGGGGAAAATAATGCTTTTTACGGATTCACTGTAAATCACAAAGGAAATGATCTCATAGTGACTCGTAGAGTTTTTACTTaaagggtggagggaggtttaaaaaaaaagcccgTTTTAGGCCTAAATAATCGATTTAAGGTGGATATTTTTGCAGTGTAGCGACTTGACATTGTGTGGTGATTTTACTGTGTGGCTATCTATCATCCCAGAACGGAAAGACATGCAGACGGCATGTTTAATAAAGCCTACAGGAAAGCGCTGGGTCAGTTATCAGCAAGGAAATACCTTCATTCTCTGATGGCAAAACGTGTAGGGTAAGAGCTTCTTCTTGGTTGTCACCTCTTCTTTTCTTATATTAAATGTGGTCTGTCCTATGTGTGTTTTTCCCCCGttggttttctttaaaaactcaTAATTCACGCTGTTACACGTATTGTATATGTCTGTGGTCCCATTATCTCCCAGCGTGCTGCTAAATAAATCGCCCTCGTCCTCTGAATCAGCCTTTATTAATGCTATAAAAAAATCGTCAGGGGGAACACAAATGGGCACTTGATTGATTTGGGAAGTGTCGTTTTCTGAGCTGGCTGCAATCTAAAGGCGCAAAGGGAAGAATTAAGCCGCACAAGTTTAAATTTATCTCCAAATGAATTATTTATGGGGACTGAGTCCCAGTGGTTCCCGGTGGAAGGAGGGGTGGGGTGTGATGGAGGGGGTTGCAGTTCCTCTATAGCCTTATGAGCAGGCCCATCACATCTCAGTGCAGGCATGAAAAATAGTGAAGGGGTGGGTTAAAAGTTAAGCAGAGGGAACATGAATCAGTGTGGAAAAAGCCTTTGTGAGATCACTATTGTGCTCACTACCATGCTGCCTGTTTTTGTCAGTAAATCTCCAACAAATGTTTTAAACTGAGGATGCAGAGTGAGTGTATCCACAGCTCTCCTGGCTGGTGATAAAAAAGGAGGAATGTGGTTATACAatgattttcctttttaaggaaaaacacaaacaaaatagaTTTAGCACCACAGGCTGTACATATGGGTGGGTCTTGTGAATGCATCATGTATCCGTGTGCTGGTAGTGAGACCCGCCTCTCGTCTCTCCCACAGCGGGGGGAAAATGTTGGATGACAGCTCAGAGCCCCTCTCCAAGCGACACTCAGATGGGATCTTCACAGACAGCTACAGCCGCTACAGAAAGCAAATGGCAGTCAAGAAATACCTGGCGGCGGTCCTTGGGAAAAGGTATAGACAGAGAATTAGAAACAAAGGACGGCGGCTGGCATATTTGTagcatcttcctcctcctctcctgaaaaacaaaacaaaaacaaaaaaaaaccaaaatcaaaGTGTGTGCAGCCCCAGATGAAGTCATTTTGAAATCTGACCAATCAGTGGATCGCTTTTGTGTTCTTAAACATGTATTTATGTATGAAGTAAGccattaaaatgaatattttgataataatattgttttttattttgtacttaAAGCACTTGAGAACGCACATATCTACTTTGTGGAccaatttttctttgtttgtttgtttgttttgttgttgttgatttaaGAAAATTTAGCCTCTATTTCTGTATTCATTGATTTACTTATTTTAGGCTAATTTATTGAGGGGACACAGTTGTCTGACGTGACTCATATGCTCCAACAGCcctgtcttttaaaaaattagCAAAGAGACATGAATGTGaggaaaataaatagtttaaaagACAATCAATGTATTGAATGCTGCTTTTTGTGACGTGACATTAAGAGTTTAGTTGTCTTTATTCACAACAGCCTTGAAGACATAGGTTTTCACCATATCCTACAAGAAATAGACTTTGATGCCCTCCCGGACGGGGAAGAGTTTGAGGCTTTTTTGGGAGAATGGCTGAAACAGTTCTCTCCCGAAATCCCGGTGAGTTTCAGGCTCTTTCCTGAGGCCGTGTCCTTGCAAGGGGCTTCTTACGCCCctcctttttccccctcctcacCTTCAGCTCTCGTTTCAAACACTCAAAACTCAACCTCTTCTTCCACCTCATCTGTGCTCCTGTCTCTCTAGACTCTCAcagatttttacttttaattaaccCATCTATCCACAAAAAAGTGtggagagatggaaaaaaagtaattttagtTGGCTGGAAAAAAATGCCAGTTTTGTTTAAGTAAATTTGAGAGgcttgtcaaaataaaagcctccaAATCTGAGATGAAGACCAGAGTACTTTTGAGGTTTTTCTTGCCCTTTTTCTTCCTTGGTGTTTACAaagtgagcacacacacacacacacgcacacgcacacacacacacacacacacacacgcacacgcacacacacacacacacacacacacacacacacacacacacacacacacctgaccaCCATCCTGCTAAAGGTTTTCTCACGCCTCTCTGCCCATTTAATAAGTATCACGAACATCTCAAGCACCATCAggcaaatttaaaagaaaaaaaaaaagaaatgatactTGTTACATGGTAACTTATTCATCAGTTTGTTCTTTGTGAGAGACATAACAAGGCAGTTTGAAGCTTTGTGTTTGAACCTTCTGGGTCTATTGTGCTTCCATTCTCTGTCATGTGAACCGATGTAAAAACTACAGTAGATTGCATGATTAAAGTAATTGCACTAGCCACCGCATCTGTGCAGACGACTCCAACTAGATGGTTTTGCTTGCTTTCTGACTACTACAAACATACACGCCTTTCATTTCTGgatgttgttttgtgttcttttctctTCACTTTTCCCTCACATTTCTACACAAAGCTGTATGTCCTCTCTGAATGCACTGGCGAGAGTTTCCCAATCTAATGTCATACTTTATGGGTTTGTTACTTAGGCAAGGGAGATTTTTGTAATCTACTGTTGAATTGTGTGCGAGAAAAAATAACTGTGGACGATTCATTTTCTAGTATCTTTATACGGCAAAAGCCACAATGATtgattatattaaaaaagagagagtgaggaTATGATGTAACCAGGGTtagaaacacacaaagagaacTGAAGTAAGGGAAGCAGGGGTGGGTCAAATGACAAAGAACATGCTGATTTTGAAAGGGATCAGGGCAAGTTTATACAACCAGCATGGTTAGACCAAAAACTCAAAGTCTTAGTGGTCCCCCGCCGCCCCTACAATCTGCACACTTCTTACCAAATGTGTTAGGAAGGAATAACAGCAGGGTAAACGTTTCCaatttgtgtttactgtatcAATCTTTCTTTAATTTTGCATTCCCCTCTAGGGTTTGTGACGCAGGAAGCAGTTTGCGGCTGTGGTGCCTTGCATCGACTTTAAAATCGCCATGAATCCTAGATGGCTATTTAGTGGCCCTACAATGCTGCACATCATCAGCTTACATTTCacccttttgttgttgttgttgttgctgttgtttttgtgttgcacagATGTTTGATATAGTCTTAAGCATCATTCATCTTAGACGTCAAGCACTGTTGCTTGCGCTGCTTTCTTTTTGTACTTTGTGTTTAGAGCACTAGATGTGgatttttgtgaaaataaaGCGAAGAAGCAGTTTTCCGCACTCCATAAAACATTATATGTATGGTAATTCAAAGCGCCAATAGCCTTACGAAAATGAAATAATCttcaaagatatatatataaatatatatatatatatatatatttactgtGTGGAAAGTGAATATTAGACTACTTCTTCGAATGGCCGTCTGCAAGGGTCAAgtcaataaatgtttaaaaaaaaaaacgtgttgtAAGATTTGTATGAATAAATTtttgtaaacaacaaaaaatttcGTCTAATCTTTGAAGCCAGTATCAACAGAACTCATAACGTTTGAGAGGACCCTAACTAGTGATGAAAACCTAAATCACCACATTCTTTCAAAGGAAAGAGACTATCCGCTCGACAGTTTTGAAGGGATGTTACGGTACATGAGAAAGGAcatacaaattaaaagaaaaaatctggtCAAAGAACAATGGTGAAATATTAACAGCatgaaatatcaaataaactgcacATAGCCAGATAAGACAAAACGACATCATGCAAATGAACCAAAGAGTGGAATTTATGTTGGAATAACCAAAATAGGAAACAGACATTGCTTCTTTATCAACAGTGGGTTTAATTTTGTTGTGAAAAACCCCACCAAACTGCAGAAACAAAGGAAAGCTGGTGAAAGGGAGACCAAAAGATCCAAGTCTCTGCCCCATTTTCACCGTGACTCAGTCAGTTTGGCGGAGGAACTGTGACACCAGTTGGCCGGGTGACTACCTCCCCTTGGGAGAGCATGAGTAAAGAGACGTGGGAGGGATCACCCAGCCTGCGCCACACACTGCTTCGCTGCACTTTACACCTCTCTGGGACTTCAGCAGTTGCGACCAAAGGCCTGCAGGACTGGTGGAACAGTTGGGCTGTCTGAACACTGGTACTGGCACTCTGTGAAAGGAAGAACTGGTGTGGGCTGGTTTTGAACAGAAAGTACAGGGTACATGCATACATccacatgttttttaaaaaaatgaaatgtccaAACCTATATGGGAGGTGCTTCCTTTTATATCCCTAAAAATCTTCTTCCTTGTAAGATAAAGGTGAAGGAATCCTCGAAATAGCTGCAGGCCAGGGATGATGCAACAATTTTCAATATGTAAaagactattaaaaaaaaccccaaaatgagACTCCAACATAAAATTTGCACAATTATATGGCATTTGATATGCATATATATTCACACAGTGTATCATTAGAATGTATATGGACCAGTGCTTTTGGTTAAACATTGCTAACAACTCTTCCAATACTTGCTCACATTTTCCAGTAGCTATACATGTTAGCAGATGTGGACTTCACAGTTTATCTTCAGTACCCCTTCCTGGCCAAATGTAGACCTTGTTTGGGTCCTAACACTTTTTCTGAGCTTTGCAAAGTGCAGTTTGAGTTGTTAAAGTTTTCAATATCTGCTGCAAAAGACGTCTGTTGTTTCCGGTAAACTTTAATAAAGGCGTCAGCAGGATGCTACTGTAAATCTACAGAATGCCCATGTTTATGATCTATGTGGTGACTATCACTATAACCACTACATGCATGAATGATAAAAATAGTACGATGTGAATCTCTATCAGCCCAGTGTGTCTCACTCCCGCTGAGACTCCTGCGTTGTTGGAGCAGCCGATGACATTTGGAATACCACCACCCACCCTGTCGCCCTCATCTCTCGTCTTTTCCTCACAAGTGACACCTTTTAAaacttgtgtgtctgtctcaaTGCCAGCTAATGACCTTAAATAGATCCCCATATTTCATAATACCTGATAATAGCGCAGAAGAGAGAAGGACCTTTTCTATAGATTGAAGGCTTGTCTGCACGTCCCCCGCTCTCCAGACCGGCCCTCTGTATTGCCTGAAATCTCTTTAAAGGGCATCAATTACAATCACATCACTTGCGACAGTGAGTAGTTGCAGCAGGACACCGCCTTGCGCGTTATGGGATGTTAGACAGTGTGACCACACAAAGCCTGCTGTGTCTCTCTCGGCTCCCCTGTGTGCGTAATAACCCCCTCTCAGACATGAAGGCAGGGCTTTGATTTTCATGGCTGCGGCCTCAGCTCTCAGCGGAGCGCAGAGAGAGGATGATCAATGGGAGTGATCTGATTCCTTTGGCCCGTGCCAGACCCTTTCTTAACCCTGCTAACCCAATCAGCCAGTGTTGCCAGGCAACCAGTCCCAGGAGGATGCGTTGCAAGTGGGTGGGGTGCCAGTGGCTTTCCTGAGTACCAAAAGATCACAGTGGATATATTTCACTCAAATGGCACCAGTCTCAGCTATGTTGTCTTCTACAGGCTGAAATTGCAAGGCGCAGGGAGGGGCTGATAAACAGGCTCTCATATAGGCGAGCAGAGGTTGAGTAATGGGTAGTGATCCATAATGGGCACTCAcacaaataaatcacaaaagcaaaacacGTAAATATGTGGTAAAGTAGCATCACTGTAGGAgcaaataagaaaatgaaagtgaaaatgcATCTTATATGAAAAACTTGAGTCCTGAATAAGTTAAGGATATGACAGGTAATAAGAATAAAGCACCAGGAATAAGTTTGCAGCCATACTAAGACTCTGTGTGGTTGTATTTAATTGTGTAAGAAAGTCACTGTCACTCACTGGTCAGTGGACTCCTACTACTCTTGGCATTTGATTTTGAAGAAGATGTTGGCATAATGGAGAGGGCGATAGCACCAGGGAGATAAACTGCATTCTTAACAGTCAGTCATGTTACCAGTGCAAAGCTCTGGAGGgcaaaacataatttaaatatCCTGAACATAGAACGTCAGTACACGACTGCCACTTTCCATCTGTTTCAAGCAACAGGCAACCTCCAGAGCTGAAAGGGAGCCAAAAGATAAGTGgcagaaactgcagttcctctagtgaCCACTTGAGGCTGCCTCCAAACAGTTAATCCCTATTGTGTTACGcattaaaatgtccaactttacagcattaaaaaggACATCTACAGCCTGTCTTCTATGATTAGTTTTGTCATTCGTGATTACTCTACGTGgggttatttatatatttttataagtCATCCACTTGGATAGTTGAGTTAGGCGTGTGGACACATTAATGGACACACgtcccacacagacacatggaGCTGATTGTAGTTTGCTAGGCTTCATCCACTATTTCAAGTTGTTGAACTGAGTCTGTTCACAGTGTAGACGCTTGTGTTGTGTGGTACTGACCATCCAAAAAGTTTTGGTGACTGAGATTCATGAAAGCAATGGGTAGCATCAACCTTACGACATCCATCTTTCACACTGTCTTTGGTTTCAAGCTATGAAAACTGAGCTCCTCTctcaaaagagacaaaaaacaaccaaGTCAGGAAAGTGCAAGGAAAATGTTCAGAAGAACAAATAAGCCTATGCATTTCTGTATTGTCTACTTGTATATATGAGGGTTTAAAGAAGTGTTTTTGCATGTAATCCTTGAATCTATGTTATGCTAGTAGCTGTCAAAAAACTGAGAGACTTGTTAGTGCATCCAGTTTAGAAACTAGCTTTCATTTTGTCAAAGCAAAGGTGAGATAGCTTGCTATGGAACACTGATCTATCAGCTGTTAGTTTTCAGGGTCATTGTTGGCAGTGTTCTGGGGCAGTAGTAATAGGAGTAATATTTTTGAAGTCTTTTTGACATAAATCTAATTAACACTttgagtcatgtgaaaaagaaactttTCACCCCGAGGTCAGAATGTCTAATAGTGAAACtgcaaaaacccaagagctctatctcagactctacaggcctcaatTAGCATGTTAAAACTCCTCAACATGTATGGCTTGTCAAGGGAAATTCTCTTCTCTCTGAAacaaacatggcagcacagcttggGTTTGCAAAGGTGCATCTGAGTAaatcacaagacttctggacCAATGTTCTTTGGACAGAAGACCAACCCAAGATGTTTGGTCAAGATGTTTTGGCAACTGTGCTTGTTTGTCAGGGTTAAGGAAAGTGTGATTGCAAGCTGTGCTATACTCTACTCTTCCAGATGAAGAATCCAGAACaataaacacatacatatatacacatatatatatatatatatatatatatatatatatatatatatatatatatatatatatatatacacacacacacatacaccagcAGCCCACTGATACAAGGCAGTATCCATTCCTTCATATTGTTCACAcaaaattctgaccctaccatctgaatgttgaagcagaaatcaagactcatcagaccaagtaacatttctgatcttttattgtctaattttggtgaattcattaaaattgtagcctcagtttttgagttactgttggcTTCaaacagtctggccattcttcgatgacctctgacatcaacaaggtatTTTCTCTCAGAGAACTAAtcctcactggatattttctcatctTCGGGCCATTCTTTGTTAACCCTAGACTTAGTTGCTTGGGAAATTCCCAGCACATCAACAGTTTCTGACATACTCACACCAGCCCGTGTGGCACCAACAAGCATTCCACATTGAACATCACttaaaatcacctttctttttaaagttcctGCCATGAGTAGTTGAACACATATACCCATATAAGGCGGTTGGAGAGTGTTCTTACCACAGTACCaccaacaaaaatattttttttctgtgaagtttATAAATAGGAGCACCCTCAAAAACTAGTGCTACTCACTTTATGAGCTTCTCGTTCTCCTCCCTTCAAAAGACAGATGATGATTAACTTGAGATTGAATTAACTTTCCAGTCTCAAGACTAATTTCTCTTCTGTGAAATTGGGTTGTGAACATGTTATTTCTGATAGAAGCAAAGGTAGGAGAAGCAAAGGTAGGAATTTGTTTGCGTTGAGTCCCAGTGTGCATGCATATGGGTGT is a genomic window of Astatotilapia calliptera chromosome 9, fAstCal1.2, whole genome shotgun sequence containing:
- the adcyap1a gene encoding adenylate cyclase activating polypeptide 1a isoform X2, with translation MSSKATLALFIYGIIMHYSVNSSPVGLSFPSLRLDGDVYDEDGNSLPSLDYDRDQIEARSAPSVADDVYTLYYPPEKSGGKMLDDSSEPLSKRHSDGIFTDSYSRYRKQMAVKKYLAAVLGKSLEDIGFHHILQEIDFDALPDGEEFEAFLGEWLKQFSPEIPVSFRLFPEAVSLQGASYAPPFSPSSPSALVSNTQNSTSSSTSSVLLSL
- the adcyap1a gene encoding adenylate cyclase activating polypeptide 1a isoform X1; translation: MSSKATLALFIYGIIMHYSVNSSPVGLSFPSLRLDGDVYDEDGNSLPSLDYDRDQIEARSAPSVADDVYTLYYPPEKRTERHADGMFNKAYRKALGQLSARKYLHSLMAKRVGGGKMLDDSSEPLSKRHSDGIFTDSYSRYRKQMAVKKYLAAVLGKSLEDIGFHHILQEIDFDALPDGEEFEAFLGEWLKQFSPEIPVSFRLFPEAVSLQGASYAPPFSPSSPSALVSNTQNSTSSSTSSVLLSL
- the adcyap1a gene encoding adenylate cyclase activating polypeptide 1a isoform X3; protein product: MSSKATLALFIYGIIMHYSVNSSPVGLSFPSLRLDGDVYDEDGNSLPSLDYDRDQIEARSAPSVADDVYTLYYPPEKRTERHADGMFNKAYRKALGQLSARKYLHSLMAKRVGGGKMLDDSSEPLSKRHSDGIFTDSYSRYRKQMAVKKYLAAVLGKSLEDIGFHHILQEIDFDALPDGEEFEAFLGEWLKQFSPEIPGL